In Carboxydocella sporoproducens DSM 16521, a single window of DNA contains:
- the carA gene encoding glutamine-hydrolyzing carbamoyl-phosphate synthase small subunit — protein MDGFLILENGAVFQGKAFGAPGEKTGEVVFNTSMTGYQEILTDASYCGEIVVMTYPLQGNYGINAEDFEHKQSFVRGFVVHDLCDEPSNWRSQSSLHRFLAERGIVALQGIDTRALTRMLRQKGTMRGLITTSKAPLEEWLQTVRQAPTLSMEEPVPTVTCAAPYQVEGGAGPHIVVIDCGAKGNIIRSLREVGDCHITVVPARTGAETILAYQPDGVLISNGPGDPERVPYVIKTVQELLGKVPLFGICLGHQILALACGARTYKLKFGHRGANHPVQDLETGRVYITSQNHGYAVAEDSLAGLPLRVTMKNLNDDTVEGIRHLQYPAFSVQYHPEASPGPRDNLYLFEQFLTLVGRG, from the coding sequence ATGGACGGCTTTTTGATACTGGAAAATGGCGCGGTATTTCAGGGCAAAGCTTTTGGCGCACCGGGGGAGAAAACCGGGGAAGTGGTGTTCAACACTTCTATGACCGGTTACCAGGAGATTTTGACTGATGCCTCCTATTGTGGTGAAATTGTAGTTATGACCTATCCCCTGCAGGGTAATTATGGCATCAATGCCGAGGATTTTGAGCATAAACAGTCCTTTGTCCGGGGCTTTGTGGTCCACGACCTCTGTGATGAACCCAGTAACTGGCGCAGCCAGTCCAGTTTGCACCGCTTTCTGGCCGAACGGGGGATTGTAGCCCTGCAAGGTATCGATACCCGGGCCCTGACCCGGATGCTAAGGCAGAAAGGCACCATGCGGGGCTTGATTACCACCAGCAAGGCGCCACTGGAAGAATGGTTGCAGACAGTGCGACAGGCTCCTACCCTTTCCATGGAGGAGCCGGTACCTACAGTTACCTGTGCCGCGCCTTATCAGGTGGAAGGAGGCGCAGGACCGCATATCGTGGTTATTGACTGTGGAGCCAAAGGCAATATCATCCGCTCCTTGCGGGAAGTGGGGGATTGCCACATTACAGTAGTGCCGGCCCGTACTGGTGCGGAAACCATCCTGGCCTATCAGCCGGACGGGGTGCTGATTTCCAATGGTCCCGGCGATCCGGAACGGGTACCTTATGTGATCAAAACCGTACAGGAATTGCTGGGGAAAGTCCCCCTCTTCGGCATCTGTCTGGGCCATCAGATTCTGGCCCTGGCCTGCGGGGCCAGAACCTACAAGCTGAAATTTGGCCATCGGGGTGCTAACCACCCGGTACAGGATCTGGAAACAGGTCGGGTTTACATCACGTCCCAGAATCATGGCTATGCCGTAGCAGAGGATTCCCTGGCTGGCTTACCTCTGCGGGTGACCATGAAAAACCTCAATGATGATACAGTGGAAGGGATCAGGCACCTGCAATATCCGGCCTTCAGTGTGCAATATCACCCGGAGGCTTCGCCCGGACCGCGGGATAACCTCTATCTTTTTGAACAGTTCTTGACTCTGGTGGGGAGGGGATAA